A stretch of the Panicum virgatum strain AP13 chromosome 9N, P.virgatum_v5, whole genome shotgun sequence genome encodes the following:
- the LOC120691600 gene encoding serine carboxypeptidase-like 51 — protein sequence MAAPYYRPLALLLPLLCSLGLLHADSAASITAGTPDGSELWGYVQVRPKAHLFWWYYKSPQRTSTPGKPWPTVLWLQGGPGASGVGLGNFQEIGPLDVDLKPRNSTWLQKADLIFLDNPVGTGYSYVENDTLLVTTDWQQAADATTLLKALVREVPTLQGSPLFLVAESYGGKYAATLGVSVARAVRAGELNVTLAGVALGDSWISPEDFTLSYTQLLLSVSRLDDNAGDEANKRAETVKKQIAAGQWAAAQGSWNDLLGFIATKSGNVDVYNFLLDSGMDPVSVDSSTGSSLSNLQVKKYSTYLSSQDSSSNTIDGIMNGVIREKLKIIPKNFKWGEQSDSVYFALVNDFMKPRIDEIDELLSYGINVTVYNGQLDVICSTEGAEEWVQKLKWDGLKSFLSLPRQPLYCGTTKGIKAFVRSYKNLHFYWILGAGHYVPVDQPCIALSMISSITQSPAS from the exons ATGGCCGCGCCATACTACCGGCCGCTTGCTCTGCTCCTCCCGCTCCTGTGCAGCCTCGGCTTGCTCCATGCCGATTCCGCCGCCTCGATCACCGCCGGCACCCCCGACGGCTCGGAGCTGTGGGGCTACGTCCAAGTCCGGCCAA AGGCGCACCTGTTCTGGTGGTACTACAAGAGCCCGCAGAGGACGTCGACGCCGGGGAAGCCATGGCCGACCGTCCTCTGGCTGCAGGGCGGCCCG GGCGCGTCTGGCGTCGGGCTCGGAAACTTCCAGGAGATCGGGCCGCTGGACGTCGACCTGAAGCCGCGCAACTCGACGTGGCTGCAGAAGGCGGACCTCATCTTCTTG GACAACCCAGTCGGCACCGGGTACAGCTACGTGGAGAACGACACACTTTTAGTGACCACCGACTGGCAGCAGGCGGCGGACGCCACCACGCTGCTCAAGGCGCTCGTCAGGGAGGTGCCCACGCTGCAGGGCAGCCCGCTGTTCCTGGTCGCTGAGTCCTACGGCGGCAAGTACGCCGCCACGCTCGGCGTCTCCGTCGCCAGGGCcgtccgcgccggcgagctcaacgTCACGCTCGCAGGTGTCGCGCTCGGGGATAGCTGGATCTCGCCGGAGGATTTCACG CTCTCCTACACGCAACTGCTCCTGAGCGTGTCGAGGCTGGACGACAATGCCGGCGACGAAGCAAACAA GAGGGCGGAGACAGTGAAGAAGCAGATCGCGGCGGGGCAGTGGGCCGCCGCGCAGGGGTCCTGGAACGATCTGCTGGGTTTCATAGCCACCAAGAGCGGCAACGTA GACGTGTACAATTTTCTTCTTGACAGTGGCATGGACCCGGTGTCGGTGGACTCATCAACGGGCTCATCGCTGAGCAACTTACAAGTGAAGAAGTACTCTACATACCTCAGCAGTCAGGACTCTAGCTCCAACACCATCGATGGCATCATGAATGGTGTCATCAGGGAGAAGCTTAAGATCATCCCCAAGAACTTCAA GTGGGGGGAGCAGTCTGACTCGGTCTACTTTGCACTCGTCAACGATTTTATGAAGCCAAGAATTGACGAG ATCGATGAGCTGCTGTCTTATGGCATAAATGTGACGGTGTATAATGGCCAG CTCGACGTGATCTGCTCGACCGAAGGCGCAGAAGAATGGGTTCAGAAGCTCAA ATGGGATGGTCTGAAGAGCTTTCTGAGTCTGCCAAGACAGCCTCTGTATTGCGGCACCACCAAAGGAATCAAAGCCTTCGTCAGGTCCTACAAGAATTTGCATTTTTACTGGATTCTTGGAGCTGGGCACTAT GTGCCTGTTGACCAGCCTTGTATCGCGCTGAGCATGATCAGCAGCATAACCCAATCACCGGCAAGTTAA
- the LOC120691599 gene encoding serine carboxypeptidase-like 51 isoform X1, whose translation MNKPSRQLALLPLVLCLCLASPRAGSAASVTAGTPDGSERWGYVEVRPKAHLFWWYYKSPQRASAPGKPWPTVLWLQGGPGASGVGLGNFLEVGPLDVNLKPRNSTWLQKADLIFVDNPVGVGYSYVEDDSLLVTTDWQQAADATTLLKALVREVPTLQSSPLFLVAESYGGKYAATLGASVARAVRAGELSVTLGGVALGDSWISPEDFTLAYTPLLLSVSRLDDNAGDEAKRKAETVRGQIAAGQFAAAQGSWTDLLDFISTTSGNVDMYNFLLDSGMDLVSADTPTGSSATASSVQALRYAAYLGGEDSGSNTIDDIMNGVVKEKLKIVPKDLKWAEISQAVYNALVNDFMKPRIDEIDELLSYGVNVTVYNGQMGGTEELPEPAKRVSVLWPEQGHQGFCQVLQEPALLLDSWSWALCACRPALYRAEHDQQHNPVSSQLGILCDMQRSKGGFNFKQLGRGHCSILEVQ comes from the exons ATGAACAAGCCCAGCCGCCAGCTCGCTCTGCTTCCTTTGgtcctctgcctctgcctcgccTCGCCCCGCGCCGGCTCCGCCGCGTCGGTCACCGCCGGCACCCCCGACGGCTCGGAGCGGTGGGGGTACGTCGAAGTCCGGCCAA AGGCGCACCTGTTCTGGTGGTACTACAAGAGCCCGCAGAGGGCGTCGGCGCCGGGGAAGCCATGGCCGACCGTCCTCTGGCTGCAGGGTGGCCCG GGCGCGTCGGGCGTCGGCCTCGGCAACTTCCTCGAGGTCGGCCCGCTGGACGTCAACCTGAAGCCGCGCAATTCGACATGGCTGCAGAAGGCCGACCTCATCTTCGTG GACAACCCGGTCGGCGTCGGGTACAGCTACGTGGAGGACGACAGCCTGCTGGTGACGACGGACTGGCAGCAGGCGGCGGACGCCACCACGCTGCTCAAGGCGCTCGTCAGGGAGGTGCCCACGCTGCAGAGCAGCCCGCTGTTCCTGGTCGCCGAGTCCTACGGCGGCAAGTACGCCGCCACGCTCGGCGCCTCCGTCGCCAGGGCcgtccgcgccggcgagctcagcgtCACGCTCGGAG GTGTCGCGCTCGGGGATAGCTGGATCTCGCCGGAGGATTTCACG CTCGCGTACACGCCGCTGCTCCTGAGCGTGTCGAGGCTGGACGACAACGCCGGCGACGAAGCGAAAAG GAAGGCGGAGACCGTGAGGGGGCAGATCGCGGCGGGGCagttcgcggcggcgcagggctctTGGACCGACCTGCTGGATTTCATCAGCACCACGAGCGGCAACGTT GATATGTACAACTTCCTTCTGGACAGCGGCATGGACCTGGTGTCCGCGGACACACCGACGGGCTCGTCGGCAACGGCGAGCAGCGTGCAGGCGCTGAGGTACGCGGCGTACCTCGGCGGCGAGGACTCCGGCTCCAACACCATCGACGACATCATGAATGGGGTGGTCAAGGAGAAGCTCAAGATCGTCCCCAAGGACCTCAA GTGGGCGGAGATCTCCCAGGCCGTCTACAACGCGCTGGTCAACGATTTCATGAAGCCAAGAATCGATGAG ATTGATGAGCTGCTGTCTTATGGAGTCAATGTGACAGTGTACAATGGCCAG ATGGGAGGGACTGAAGAGCTTCCTGAGCCTGCCAAGAGAGTCTCTGTACTGTGGCCAGAGCAAGGGCACCAAGGCTTTTGTCAGGTCCTACAAGAACCTGCACTTTTACTGGATTCTTGGAGCTGGGCACTTT GTGCCTGCCGACCAGCCTTGTATCGCGCTGAGCATGATCAGCAGCATAACCCAGTCTCCAGCCAGCTAGGGATTCTGTGTGATATGCAAAGATCAAAAGGAGGCTTTAACTTCAAGCAGCTAGGACGGGGTCATTGCAGCATACTTGAAGTACAGTAA
- the LOC120691599 gene encoding serine carboxypeptidase-like 51 isoform X2, with amino-acid sequence MNKPSRQLALLPLVLCLCLASPRAGSAASVTAGTPDGSERWGYVEVRPKAHLFWWYYKSPQRASAPGKPWPTVLWLQGGPGASGVGLGNFLEVGPLDVNLKPRNSTWLQKADLIFVDNPVGVGYSYVEDDSLLVTTDWQQAADATTLLKALVREVPTLQSSPLFLVAESYGGKYAATLGASVARAVRAGELSVTLGGVALGDSWISPEDFTLAYTPLLLSVSRLDDNAGDEAKRKAETVRGQIAAGQFAAAQGSWTDLLDFISTTSGNVDMYNFLLDSGMDLVSADTPTGSSATASSVQALRYAAYLGGEDSGSNTIDDIMNGVVKEKLKIVPKDLKWAEISQAVYNALVNDFMKPRIDEIDELLSYGVNVTVYNGQLDVICSTNGAEAWVEKLKWEGLKSFLSLPRESLYCGQSKGTKAFVRSYKNLHFYWILGAGHFVPADQPCIALSMISSITQSPAS; translated from the exons ATGAACAAGCCCAGCCGCCAGCTCGCTCTGCTTCCTTTGgtcctctgcctctgcctcgccTCGCCCCGCGCCGGCTCCGCCGCGTCGGTCACCGCCGGCACCCCCGACGGCTCGGAGCGGTGGGGGTACGTCGAAGTCCGGCCAA AGGCGCACCTGTTCTGGTGGTACTACAAGAGCCCGCAGAGGGCGTCGGCGCCGGGGAAGCCATGGCCGACCGTCCTCTGGCTGCAGGGTGGCCCG GGCGCGTCGGGCGTCGGCCTCGGCAACTTCCTCGAGGTCGGCCCGCTGGACGTCAACCTGAAGCCGCGCAATTCGACATGGCTGCAGAAGGCCGACCTCATCTTCGTG GACAACCCGGTCGGCGTCGGGTACAGCTACGTGGAGGACGACAGCCTGCTGGTGACGACGGACTGGCAGCAGGCGGCGGACGCCACCACGCTGCTCAAGGCGCTCGTCAGGGAGGTGCCCACGCTGCAGAGCAGCCCGCTGTTCCTGGTCGCCGAGTCCTACGGCGGCAAGTACGCCGCCACGCTCGGCGCCTCCGTCGCCAGGGCcgtccgcgccggcgagctcagcgtCACGCTCGGAG GTGTCGCGCTCGGGGATAGCTGGATCTCGCCGGAGGATTTCACG CTCGCGTACACGCCGCTGCTCCTGAGCGTGTCGAGGCTGGACGACAACGCCGGCGACGAAGCGAAAAG GAAGGCGGAGACCGTGAGGGGGCAGATCGCGGCGGGGCagttcgcggcggcgcagggctctTGGACCGACCTGCTGGATTTCATCAGCACCACGAGCGGCAACGTT GATATGTACAACTTCCTTCTGGACAGCGGCATGGACCTGGTGTCCGCGGACACACCGACGGGCTCGTCGGCAACGGCGAGCAGCGTGCAGGCGCTGAGGTACGCGGCGTACCTCGGCGGCGAGGACTCCGGCTCCAACACCATCGACGACATCATGAATGGGGTGGTCAAGGAGAAGCTCAAGATCGTCCCCAAGGACCTCAA GTGGGCGGAGATCTCCCAGGCCGTCTACAACGCGCTGGTCAACGATTTCATGAAGCCAAGAATCGATGAG ATTGATGAGCTGCTGTCTTATGGAGTCAATGTGACAGTGTACAATGGCCAG CTCGACGTAATCTGCTCGACCAACGGCGCAGAAGCCTGGGTTGAGAAGCTCAA ATGGGAGGGACTGAAGAGCTTCCTGAGCCTGCCAAGAGAGTCTCTGTACTGTGGCCAGAGCAAGGGCACCAAGGCTTTTGTCAGGTCCTACAAGAACCTGCACTTTTACTGGATTCTTGGAGCTGGGCACTTT GTGCCTGCCGACCAGCCTTGTATCGCGCTGAGCATGATCAGCAGCATAACCCAGTCTCCAGCCAGCTAG